The Methylomarinum vadi genome has a window encoding:
- a CDS encoding cation diffusion facilitator family transporter: MSHSSSLKAVTYAFSANLGIAIAKTFAALWTGSGSLLAEAIHSFADCGNQVMLFVGMKRSQKQATAKHPMGYGRESYIWSMMVAFTLFSVGGVFSVYEGWQRYTNPHELENAGIAVAILLIASGLEYFSLKGALTAMAPEQGERSLWRWFRETHSSELMVVVGEDLAALTGLVIALVMLSLALLTGNTGFDAAGSMLIGLLLIAVAILVGKEVHSLLLGESDETIRQEIQRYLETHPSVAKVLNLWAINHGNNVMVAIKAELQGDLKVQEAVREINAIERQIKQTHNRVKWVFFEIDNAD; this comes from the coding sequence ATGTCACATTCCAGCTCTCTGAAGGCCGTTACCTACGCGTTCTCCGCCAATCTGGGCATTGCCATCGCCAAGACCTTTGCCGCGCTCTGGACCGGTTCCGGTTCGTTGTTGGCCGAGGCCATTCATTCCTTTGCCGATTGCGGCAACCAGGTGATGTTGTTCGTCGGCATGAAACGCTCGCAAAAACAGGCGACGGCGAAACATCCGATGGGATATGGCCGGGAATCCTATATCTGGTCGATGATGGTCGCGTTCACGTTGTTTTCGGTCGGCGGCGTGTTTTCCGTCTATGAGGGCTGGCAACGCTATACCAATCCGCATGAGCTGGAGAATGCCGGCATCGCCGTCGCCATTTTGTTGATCGCCTCGGGGCTGGAATACTTTTCATTGAAAGGCGCGTTGACGGCCATGGCGCCGGAACAAGGCGAGCGCAGCCTGTGGCGATGGTTCCGGGAAACCCATTCCAGCGAACTGATGGTAGTCGTCGGCGAGGACTTGGCGGCATTGACCGGGCTCGTCATCGCCTTGGTCATGCTCAGCCTGGCCCTGCTCACCGGCAACACCGGCTTCGACGCGGCCGGCTCGATGCTGATCGGGCTGTTGCTGATCGCCGTCGCTATCTTAGTCGGGAAGGAAGTGCATTCCTTACTGCTCGGCGAAAGCGATGAAACCATCAGACAAGAAATCCAACGCTATCTGGAAACCCATCCCAGCGTCGCAAAGGTTCTGAACCTGTGGGCCATCAACCATGGCAACAATGTCATGGTGGCGATCAAGGCCGAACTGCAGGGCGACCTGAAGGTGCAGGAGGCGGTACGGGAGATCAACGCCATCGAACGGCAAATCAAGCAAACCCACAACAGGGTTAAATGGGTGTTCTTCGAAATCGATAATGCCGATTGA
- a CDS encoding formate hydrogenlyase — protein MNIEQIDLYTQIILSLAGLITLCSFIMLGQGRLLRLVVVFALQGLLLVLATALAAYSFSNHHLYISAVITLVLKVLFIPWMLSRHILKLKMHRDVEALKNKTSVMLGGASLVIFSYYVLHPILADSTIILLNALALSLAVVLLGLLLMISHRQAIAHVVGFMSIENGLFFAAIVSTRGMPMVVELGVAFDVLVAAVLFGIFFLQISSSIDSLDVDRLNRLSEVDE, from the coding sequence ATGAATATCGAACAGATCGATCTCTATACCCAAATCATCCTGTCGTTGGCGGGCCTGATCACATTGTGCTCCTTCATCATGCTGGGCCAAGGCCGCCTGCTGAGGCTGGTTGTAGTATTCGCCCTGCAGGGCTTATTGCTGGTGCTGGCGACCGCGCTGGCGGCCTATAGTTTCAGCAATCATCATCTGTATATTTCCGCGGTGATTACTTTGGTGCTGAAAGTGCTGTTTATTCCCTGGATGCTCAGCCGCCACATTTTAAAGCTTAAAATGCACCGCGATGTCGAGGCATTGAAGAATAAAACCAGCGTCATGCTGGGCGGCGCCTCGCTGGTCATCTTCAGTTATTACGTACTGCACCCGATACTGGCCGACTCCACCATCATTTTGCTCAACGCGCTGGCCTTGAGCCTGGCCGTGGTGTTATTGGGCCTACTGCTGATGATTTCGCATCGCCAGGCCATCGCCCACGTGGTCGGTTTCATGTCGATCGAAAACGGCCTGTTCTTCGCCGCGATCGTGTCGACCCGCGGCATGCCAATGGTGGTGGAACTAGGCGTGGCCTTCGACGTGCTGGTCGCCGCCGTGCTGTTTGGGATCTTTTTCCTGCAGATCAGCAGCAGTATCGATTCGCTGGATGTGGACCGTCTTAACCGTCTGAGCGAGGTGGATGAATGA
- the hyfB gene encoding hydrogenase 4 subunit B encodes MILLLAYAAVLFSLLSGLLALLLRQRDKVLSLAQACCARRPETLRRMEGWLEADRYPDRIRLGSFILLGIGAVFAILAGLTVMLTQAAVTDRLSLGLPWLPWHVRFDSLSGLFYLIIGIAVLAVSAYGPGYVKNNDEQAHPFAALGLFSGLFIAGMLLVLLADDAFFFMIAWELMSVASYFLVAFQHENSANRRAAFLYLIMAEVGAIMIILAFGVLAAFADGFTFDALRQANLSATWTSIAFVLALLGFGMKAGLVPIHVWLPEAHPVAPSHISALMSGVMLKVALYGLVRFSFDLLGDIQWQWGVVLMILGALSALAGILYALMQSNLKRLLAYSSVENIGIIFMVLGLAMIFLANGHPQLAALGLVAALLHAFNHALFKNLLFLGAGIIQHQVHDLDIDVMGGLIKRMPHTSKLLLIACMSISSLPLFNGFVSEWLAFQTALQVDVLDSGVLRSLIPVAAAALALTAALAAACFVNLYGIVFLGQARSAHSAKANECGDKGMLAGLSLLAGLCFLFGVFPALIIDLLDSINLQLLGHTLPNNDAADWLWLAPVSAEQASYSAPFVLVGVLIAGGISFRYLRRDPAMAFRESETWDCGFGGVTARMQYSSSAFTMPFRRIFAKAWRQDEIIDRQAGGMPLQVTDIHYQLHIEDHSWPKLYQPIERGVNRSARLIGRIQTGNIRTYLAYSFATLIFLLWVIS; translated from the coding sequence ATGATTCTATTGCTGGCCTATGCGGCTGTACTGTTTAGCCTGCTGTCGGGCTTGCTGGCCTTGTTGCTGCGCCAACGCGACAAGGTCTTGAGCCTGGCCCAGGCTTGTTGCGCCAGACGACCGGAAACGCTACGCCGAATGGAAGGCTGGTTGGAGGCGGACAGATATCCTGATCGAATACGGCTGGGCTCGTTCATACTGCTGGGAATCGGCGCCGTGTTCGCGATCCTGGCCGGTCTTACGGTCATGCTAACCCAAGCCGCCGTCACCGACCGGCTCAGCCTCGGCCTGCCCTGGCTGCCCTGGCATGTGCGCTTCGATAGTCTGTCCGGTTTATTTTATCTGATCATAGGAATTGCCGTACTGGCCGTCAGTGCCTACGGCCCCGGTTATGTCAAGAACAACGACGAACAGGCCCACCCTTTCGCTGCGCTAGGTTTGTTCAGCGGCCTGTTCATCGCCGGCATGTTGTTGGTGCTGTTGGCCGACGACGCCTTCTTTTTCATGATCGCCTGGGAGTTGATGTCGGTCGCCAGTTATTTTCTGGTGGCGTTTCAACACGAAAATTCCGCCAACCGCCGCGCCGCCTTTCTCTATCTGATCATGGCCGAAGTCGGCGCGATCATGATTATCCTGGCCTTCGGCGTGCTGGCCGCCTTCGCCGACGGCTTTACCTTCGACGCGCTAAGACAAGCCAACCTGTCCGCCACTTGGACCAGCATCGCCTTCGTGTTGGCCCTGCTCGGTTTCGGCATGAAGGCCGGCCTGGTGCCTATCCATGTTTGGCTGCCGGAAGCCCATCCGGTGGCGCCGTCGCATATTTCCGCCTTGATGAGCGGCGTGATGCTGAAAGTCGCTCTCTATGGCTTGGTTCGTTTCAGTTTCGATCTGCTCGGCGATATTCAATGGCAATGGGGCGTGGTGTTGATGATTCTGGGCGCACTGTCCGCCTTGGCCGGCATTCTTTACGCGCTGATGCAATCGAACCTGAAACGCCTGTTGGCCTATAGTTCGGTGGAGAACATCGGCATTATCTTCATGGTGCTGGGGCTGGCGATGATTTTTCTGGCCAACGGCCATCCGCAACTGGCGGCCCTGGGATTGGTGGCGGCCTTGCTGCACGCCTTTAACCATGCCCTGTTCAAGAATCTGCTGTTTCTCGGCGCAGGCATCATCCAGCACCAGGTGCATGACCTGGACATCGATGTCATGGGCGGCTTGATCAAACGCATGCCGCACACCAGCAAGCTGCTATTGATCGCCTGCATGAGCATTTCCTCCCTGCCCTTGTTCAACGGCTTCGTCTCGGAATGGCTGGCGTTTCAGACCGCCCTGCAGGTCGACGTGCTCGATAGCGGCGTGCTGCGCAGCCTGATCCCGGTCGCCGCCGCCGCATTGGCCTTGACCGCGGCGCTGGCGGCGGCTTGTTTCGTCAATCTTTACGGCATCGTATTTTTAGGTCAGGCGCGTTCCGCCCACAGCGCCAAGGCCAACGAATGCGGCGATAAGGGCATGCTGGCCGGCCTGTCTCTGTTGGCTGGCTTATGTTTCCTGTTCGGCGTCTTTCCGGCGCTGATCATCGATTTGCTCGACTCGATCAATCTGCAATTACTGGGACACACGCTACCGAACAACGACGCGGCCGACTGGCTGTGGCTGGCCCCGGTCAGCGCCGAACAAGCGTCGTATTCGGCGCCATTCGTGTTGGTCGGGGTATTGATCGCCGGCGGCATCAGCTTTCGCTATCTGCGCCGCGACCCCGCCATGGCCTTCCGCGAATCGGAGACCTGGGATTGCGGTTTCGGCGGGGTGACCGCGCGCATGCAATACAGCAGCAGCGCCTTCACGATGCCGTTCCGCCGCATCTTCGCCAAGGCCTGGCGGCAGGATGAAATCATCGACCGACAGGCCGGCGGCATGCCGTTGCAGGTCACCGATATCCATTATCAACTGCATATCGAGGACCACAGCTGGCCCAAGCTGTACCAGCCGATCGAGCGCGGCGTCAACCGCTCGGCCCGGCTGATCGGCCGCATCCAAACCGGCAATATCCGAACCTATCTGGCCTATTCGTTCGCCACCTTAATCTTTCTGCTTTGGGTTATCAGCTGA
- a CDS encoding hydrogenase large subunit, whose protein sequence is MNDIDWRNNILAQLKDHSLQIDISGKDIEQWRVAAEDWQRLAELAQQQQMRWAAGWAEQHDHRFSVHACLQKQGHYLWLKTSVKGDKPELPSQASVYPAASRSERHTQDMFGIHFQGHPDSRPWVRHQAWHKHQYPLRKDFPLHGEPAEITPPDTDYQFVKARGSGVYEVPVGPVHAGIIEPGHFRFQAVGETVLHLEERLGYVHKGIEKLAEGRDPEGLARLAGRISGDSTVAHSWAACRAMEQAAGLAIPPRAEFIRGILCERERIANHLGDIGAICNDVGFAFAQMQFTRLREQWQRSQADIFGHRLLMDCLVPGGVKTDISAAHCSAMAAELKALRAELDELLPALDLNSSLEDRLLTTGFLSPQTAALYGCVGYVGRSSGQDFDVRRDAPYPPYDRLTVNVALEQQGDVASRFWVRVKEVFASLKLIGQMLQQLPEGDILVSWQQPAEHSEGLAMIDGWRGEIITYVRFAGDNRIGRFYPRDPSLPNWPALERIVLNNIVPDFPVCNKSVNGSYSGHDL, encoded by the coding sequence ATGAACGATATCGATTGGCGCAACAATATACTGGCGCAGCTTAAGGACCACAGTCTCCAGATCGACATTTCGGGCAAGGATATCGAGCAATGGCGGGTCGCGGCCGAGGATTGGCAACGCCTGGCCGAACTCGCCCAGCAACAGCAAATGCGCTGGGCAGCGGGCTGGGCCGAACAACACGATCATCGCTTCAGCGTCCATGCCTGTTTGCAAAAACAAGGCCATTATCTGTGGCTAAAAACCTCGGTCAAGGGCGACAAACCCGAACTACCGTCGCAGGCTTCCGTTTATCCGGCCGCCAGCCGTAGCGAACGGCACACCCAGGATATGTTCGGCATCCATTTCCAAGGACATCCCGACTCGCGGCCGTGGGTCCGGCATCAAGCCTGGCACAAGCACCAATATCCGTTACGCAAGGATTTTCCGCTGCACGGCGAGCCGGCCGAGATTACCCCGCCCGACACCGATTACCAATTCGTCAAGGCGCGAGGTTCCGGCGTTTACGAGGTCCCGGTCGGCCCGGTGCATGCCGGCATTATCGAACCGGGGCATTTCCGCTTTCAGGCGGTCGGCGAGACCGTGCTGCATCTGGAGGAACGCCTGGGCTATGTGCACAAGGGCATCGAAAAACTGGCCGAAGGCCGCGATCCGGAAGGACTGGCCCGGCTGGCCGGGCGCATCTCCGGCGACAGCACGGTCGCCCACAGTTGGGCCGCCTGCCGGGCGATGGAACAAGCCGCCGGCCTCGCCATCCCGCCGCGCGCCGAATTCATTCGCGGCATTCTGTGCGAGCGCGAGCGCATCGCCAATCACCTCGGCGACATCGGCGCGATCTGCAACGATGTCGGTTTCGCGTTCGCGCAAATGCAATTCACCCGCCTGCGCGAACAATGGCAACGCAGCCAGGCCGACATCTTCGGGCACCGTTTGCTAATGGACTGCCTGGTGCCGGGCGGGGTGAAAACGGATATTAGTGCCGCCCATTGTTCGGCAATGGCGGCGGAACTGAAGGCGTTGCGGGCCGAACTGGACGAACTGCTGCCGGCGCTGGACCTGAATTCCTCGCTGGAAGACCGCTTATTGACGACCGGTTTCCTGTCGCCGCAAACCGCCGCATTATACGGCTGCGTGGGCTATGTCGGCCGTTCCAGCGGCCAGGATTTCGACGTGCGCCGCGATGCGCCCTACCCGCCCTACGACCGCCTGACGGTTAACGTTGCCTTGGAACAGCAAGGCGATGTGGCCTCGCGTTTTTGGGTGCGGGTCAAGGAGGTCTTCGCCTCGCTCAAGCTGATCGGGCAAATGCTGCAACAATTGCCGGAAGGCGATATCTTAGTATCCTGGCAACAACCTGCCGAACACAGCGAAGGCCTGGCGATGATCGACGGTTGGCGCGGGGAGATAATCACCTATGTGCGCTTCGCCGGCGATAACCGCATCGGCCGTTTTTACCCGCGCGATCCCAGCCTGCCGAACTGGCCGGCGCTGGAACGAATCGTATTGAACAATATCGTGCCGGATTTTCCGGTCTGCAACAAATCCGTCAACGGCTCCTATTCGGGGCATGATTTATAG
- a CDS encoding SulP family inorganic anion transporter: MYLRLVTYGKEIVNNSSVTSSLSLTGLAGLKKHWRDDLLSGFQIFLIALPLCLGIAMASGLPPMAGIISAIVGGMFVSRVNGSFVTITGPAAGLIVVILDAVTTLGEGDPTAGYYYTLAAIVVAGVLQLIMGYFKVGTLSSFFPTSVVHGMLTAIGIIIMTKQVHVMLGVTPESGSLFSTMAQIPHSFLNMNAEIGVIGIFGLLLLILWNRLSHPWLKKIPAPILVVLLGIGLGTYFDLQHQHIFHLPQQLEMLTRNTLHDGQVGPSYLVAISNHFMSSFHLPDFGKFFTVEFWVAVVSICLVGSLESVLSTVAVDKLDPYKRHSNLDKDLAAIGAGNALSGLIGGSAMISEIVRSSANINNGAKTGWANFFHGSLMLLFVVLFPQVIHSIPLAALAALLVYTGFRLASPKEFSKVLKVGTEQFFMFCVTIVGVLATDLLIGVAIGIVVKLLVHIMRGVWWSNLFKIHFTVSESGEEYIVKLHGSALFTNFLPLKKAMDNLPKGKHITINLTNGYLIDHTVMEYLHDFMHDYESHGGYCKQIGEPIHTFSNHALAARLMTEDERRNGRSYS; encoded by the coding sequence ATGTATCTAAGGTTAGTAACTTATGGGAAAGAGATCGTGAATAATTCATCCGTAACAAGCTCTCTGTCACTCACCGGCCTGGCCGGTTTGAAAAAACACTGGCGTGATGACCTGCTTTCCGGGTTCCAGATATTTTTGATCGCCCTTCCTTTGTGTTTGGGTATCGCGATGGCGTCCGGCCTGCCGCCGATGGCCGGCATCATCAGCGCCATCGTCGGCGGCATGTTCGTATCCAGAGTCAACGGCTCGTTCGTCACGATCACAGGTCCCGCCGCCGGCCTGATCGTCGTGATATTGGATGCCGTTACCACATTGGGCGAAGGCGACCCGACCGCAGGTTATTACTATACCCTGGCCGCCATCGTCGTCGCCGGCGTGCTGCAATTGATCATGGGGTATTTCAAGGTCGGAACGCTCAGTTCGTTTTTCCCGACATCGGTGGTGCATGGCATGTTGACCGCGATCGGCATCATCATTATGACCAAGCAAGTCCATGTCATGCTGGGGGTAACGCCGGAATCCGGCAGTCTGTTCTCGACCATGGCGCAGATCCCTCACAGCTTTTTGAATATGAACGCGGAAATCGGCGTCATCGGCATCTTCGGCCTGTTGCTTTTGATTTTATGGAACCGCCTCAGCCATCCGTGGCTAAAGAAAATTCCGGCGCCGATCTTGGTCGTCTTGCTGGGCATCGGCCTGGGCACTTATTTCGATCTGCAACACCAGCATATTTTCCACCTGCCCCAACAACTGGAAATGTTGACCAGGAATACGTTGCACGACGGCCAGGTCGGACCGAGCTATTTGGTTGCGATTTCCAATCACTTTATGTCCAGTTTTCATCTGCCCGACTTCGGCAAATTTTTTACCGTGGAATTCTGGGTAGCTGTCGTCAGCATCTGTCTGGTAGGCAGTCTGGAAAGCGTACTCAGCACCGTGGCGGTAGACAAACTCGACCCTTATAAACGCCATTCCAATCTGGACAAGGATCTGGCCGCGATCGGCGCAGGTAACGCCCTGTCCGGCTTGATCGGCGGGTCGGCGATGATTTCGGAAATCGTCCGGAGTTCGGCCAATATCAATAACGGCGCCAAAACCGGCTGGGCCAATTTCTTTCATGGCTCGCTGATGCTGTTGTTCGTCGTGCTGTTTCCTCAGGTGATACACAGTATTCCGTTGGCGGCCCTCGCCGCACTACTGGTTTATACGGGTTTCCGTCTGGCCTCGCCTAAAGAATTCAGCAAGGTATTGAAAGTGGGCACGGAACAGTTTTTCATGTTTTGCGTCACGATCGTCGGCGTGCTGGCGACCGATCTGTTGATCGGGGTTGCGATCGGCATCGTGGTCAAATTACTCGTCCACATTATGCGCGGTGTCTGGTGGTCCAATTTGTTCAAAATCCATTTCACCGTTAGCGAAAGCGGCGAGGAATATATCGTGAAATTGCACGGCTCCGCCCTGTTCACCAACTTTCTCCCGCTGAAAAAAGCCATGGACAACCTTCCTAAAGGCAAACACATCACGATCAACTTAACCAACGGTTATCTGATCGACCATACCGTGATGGAATATCTGCATGATTTCATGCATGATTACGAAAGCCATGGCGGCTACTGCAAGCAAATCGGCGAGCCCATTCACACGTTCTCCAACCATGCACTGGCGGCGCGTCTGATGACCGAGGACGAGCGCCGTAACGGCCGTTCTTATAGCTAA
- a CDS encoding hydrogenase 4 subunit F: MIAAYLILLLSFGGIVYFALMGHKEEIGRHNVWFNGIALFLSLWLAIEVFNSGTLLSSSQYFIVDSFNVYLIVLTAFVGLTTAIFSDPYMDHEKQLGKLTDSRLKLYYSMYQGFMFAMYLVLTTNNMGILWVAMEAATLATVLLVSLYRTPESVEAAWKYFILCGVGIAQALFGTILLYYAAMQIGDTENSLMWSVLFDNAERLSPDILEIAFVFMLVGYGTKIGLVPLHNWLPDAHSEGPTPMSAVLSGLLLNDALYAVVRNKMLVDGATGSNIAGLQMMGFGLLSFLVAAFFLHRQKDIKRLFSYSSIEHMGMMTFAFGIGTPFATFAALLHMTVHSLTKSAIFVTVGHAAQIAGTQRIEKIRGLIRTQPKVGWGLLIGTLAIAGFPPFGVFTSEFLVLLATMESYPWLTPLLLLGIGIACAGLFRNIQPMVYGDRPDGQQAIKANLWPVMIHLTIVLWLGLAIPNALADWFTQATILISGSAPL; encoded by the coding sequence ATGATTGCGGCGTATTTAATTCTTCTGCTGTCGTTCGGCGGCATTGTGTATTTCGCCCTGATGGGGCATAAGGAGGAAATCGGTCGGCACAACGTCTGGTTCAACGGCATCGCCTTGTTCTTGTCGTTGTGGCTGGCGATAGAGGTTTTTAATTCCGGTACATTGCTATCAAGCAGCCAGTATTTTATCGTCGACTCCTTCAATGTCTATCTGATCGTATTGACGGCCTTCGTCGGCCTGACCACGGCGATTTTTTCCGATCCTTACATGGATCATGAAAAACAGTTGGGCAAATTGACCGACTCGCGACTGAAACTGTATTACTCGATGTACCAAGGCTTCATGTTCGCGATGTATCTGGTGCTGACCACCAATAACATGGGCATCCTGTGGGTGGCGATGGAAGCGGCGACCTTGGCGACGGTATTACTGGTCAGTCTGTATCGGACCCCGGAATCGGTCGAGGCGGCCTGGAAATACTTTATCCTGTGCGGCGTCGGCATCGCCCAGGCCTTGTTTGGCACCATCCTGCTGTATTACGCCGCGATGCAGATCGGCGATACGGAAAATTCCCTGATGTGGTCGGTGTTGTTCGACAATGCCGAGCGACTGAGCCCGGACATCCTGGAAATCGCCTTCGTCTTCATGCTGGTCGGCTACGGCACCAAGATCGGCCTGGTACCGTTGCATAACTGGTTACCGGACGCCCATTCCGAGGGCCCGACGCCGATGTCGGCGGTCTTGTCGGGCCTGCTGCTGAACGACGCGCTGTATGCGGTCGTGCGCAACAAGATGCTGGTCGACGGTGCCACCGGCAGCAATATCGCCGGCTTGCAGATGATGGGTTTCGGCCTGTTGTCGTTCCTGGTCGCGGCGTTCTTTCTGCATCGACAAAAGGATATCAAACGCCTGTTCAGTTATTCCTCGATCGAACACATGGGCATGATGACGTTCGCCTTCGGCATCGGCACGCCGTTCGCGACCTTTGCCGCGTTGCTGCACATGACCGTGCATTCGCTGACCAAATCGGCGATTTTCGTCACCGTCGGCCATGCCGCGCAAATCGCCGGCACGCAACGTATCGAAAAAATTCGCGGCCTGATCCGAACCCAGCCGAAAGTCGGCTGGGGCTTGTTGATCGGCACGCTGGCGATTGCCGGTTTTCCGCCGTTCGGTGTGTTCACCAGCGAGTTTCTGGTGCTGCTGGCGACGATGGAAAGTTATCCCTGGCTCACGCCGCTGCTGCTCTTGGGTATCGGCATCGCCTGCGCCGGACTGTTCCGCAACATCCAACCGATGGTCTACGGCGACCGTCCCGACGGCCAGCAGGCGATCAAGGCCAATCTATGGCCGGTCATGATCCATCTCACCATTGTGCTGTGGCTGGGCCTGGCGATTCCTAACGCGCTGGCCGATTGGTTTACCCAGGCCACCATCTTGATTTCAGGGAGCGCTCCGCTATGA